Proteins encoded in a region of the Mixophyes fleayi isolate aMixFle1 chromosome 5, aMixFle1.hap1, whole genome shotgun sequence genome:
- the ATXN1 gene encoding ataxin-1, translated as MKSNQERSNESLPPKKRELPATSRPSEEKTVGLTSENHRTDSLSWLSATASSLGGRHHGPVGTSVEAGLQQGVGLHKTLSTGIDYSSPSATRSVSAATTVPAIYQTVQSQSGASVSPVQYTNMPQTFQFIGPQYSGPSYTGFINSQLISPTSNSASSAVSSTTAGVTTPSQRAQMEAYSTMLASVSGLSQQGHKIEPHIDRTPGLIAAGSPPTHLSQYVHISSSSQSGVRTLSPPSIPVHLHTHAPVIPHTLTLGTPSQVVVQYSDSGAHFIARDPMKKEESFRSQAKELLNGEIEKVRRFVVPTPTDAQLMKAGNNKPASQHYETRHVVVHPSTEFSARDPSGVRTSVMVVPNSNTAATDIDVQQTIKRETSPSTAHNKGSFHLGKPAHRSYALSPQQTLCAESVKTMATLSPHTVIQTTHSAAEQLSVGLPAAAFYAGTQQPVIGYLSSQQQTIGYPGNLPQHLVIPGTQPLLIPVGNPDIESSAVGVAPAIVTSSPQFAAVPHTFVTTPIPKSDNYSAESLTTQTAYQTALVPAQIHLPVVQSVASPMAAAPTLPPYFTKGSIIQLANGELKKVEDLKTEDFIQSADISNDLKIDSSTVERIENSHSPGIAVVQFAVGEHRAQVSVEVLIEYPFFVFGQGWSSCSPERTSQLFDLPCSKLSVGDVCISLTLKNLKNGSIKKGQPMDSASILLKHPKNDSLSGNKHRYAEQENGINQGSAQVSSENGELRCPAGLNTATFEAKIEPGKPVATRKRRWSAPESRKLEKSEDEPPLTLPKPSFIPQEVKICIEGRSNVGK; from the exons ATGAAATCTAATCAAGAAAGGAGCAATGAAAGCCTACCACCAAAGAAACGTGAACTTCCCGCCACCAGTCGACCTTCTGAAGAGAAGACAGTCGGACTGACAAGTGAAAACCATCGTACAGATAGTTTATCGTGGCTCTCTGCCACGGCCAGCAGCCTTGGTGGGCGTCATCATGGGCCTGTAGGAACTTCAGTAGAGGCTGGTTTACAACAGGGGGTAGGTTTACATAAAACACTTTCGACTGGTATAGACTATTCCTCCCCTAGTGCTACAAGGTCGGTATCAGCTGCAACAACAGTTCCTGCCATTTACCAGACTGTGCAGTCTCAATCAGGGGCATCAGTATCTCCTGTGCAATATACTAATATGCCCCAAACGTTCCAATTTATTGGACCGCAGTACAGTGGACCATCATATACAGGATTCATCAATTCGCAGCTAATTTCACCTACATCGAATTCCGCATCAAGTGCTGTGTCCTCAACAACAGCAGGAGTCACCACTCCATCACAACGCGCCCAGATGGAGGCTTATTCCACTATGCTGGCCAGTGTAAGCGGCTTAAGCCAGCAGGGGCATAAAATTGAACCACATATAGATCGGACTCCTGGATTGATCGCAGCAGGATCACCACCTACCCACCTAAGTCAATATGTCCATATTTCCAGCTCATCACAGAGTGGAGTCAGAACTCTATCACCACCATCTATCCCAGTGCATCTACATACACACGCCCCAGTGATTCCACATACACTTACCCTGGGTACACCCTCCCAGGTGGTTGTGCAGTACTCAGATTCAGGAGCTCATTTTATTGCTAGGGACCctatgaagaaagaagagagttTCAGGTCACAAGCCAAGGAGTTATTAAATGGGGAGATAGAGAAAGTTAGGAGATTTGTAGTTCCTACCCCCACTGATGCACAGCTAATGAAAGCAGGCAATAATAAACCAGCTTCCCAACATTATGAGACAAGGCACGTAGTTGTGCACCCTAGTACTGAATTCAGTGCTCGGGATCCCTCAGGTGTTCGGACCTCTGTCATGGTAGTGCCCAACAGCAACACAGCTGCCACAGACATTGATGTTCAACAAACCATTAAGAGAGAAACCTCACCCTCAACAGCTCATAACAAGGGAAGCTTTCACTTAGGAAAACCAGCCCACCGGTCCTATGCTTTATCCCCACAACAGACTTTATGCGCAGAAAGCGTAAAAACAATGGCCACTTTATCTCCTCACACAGTCATCCAGACAACTCACAGTGCAGCAGAGCAACTTTCTGTTGGGCTGCCTGCTGCAGCCTTTTATGCGGGTACACAACAGCCAGTCATTGGCTATCTCAGCAGTCAACAGCAAACCATTGGCTACCCTGGAAACTTGCCCCAGCACTTGGTGATTCCAGGAACCCAGCCATTGCTCATACCAGTTGGCAATCCAGACATTGAATCATCTGCGGTGGGGGTAGCACCTGCTATTGTCACTTCATCTCCCCAGTttgcagcagtgcctcatacatTTGTCACTACGCCCATTCCTAAAAGCGATAACTACAGTGCTGAATCACTGACAACTCAAACAGCGTACCAGACAGCATTGGTTCCGGCTCAAATCCACCTCCCAGTCGTACAGTCTGTTGCTTCTCCAATGGCAGCTGCCCCTACACTGCCCCCTTACTTCACAAAAGGGTCAATCATTCAGCTGGCCAATGGTGAGCTAAAGAAGGTAGAGGATTTGAAAACTGAAGATTTCATACAGAGTGCTGATATTAGCAATGACTTGAAAATAGActccagcacagtggagaggaTTGAGAACAGCCATAGTCCAGGCATTGCTGTGGTACAGTTTGCTGTGGGAGAGCACCGGGCACAG GTCAGTGTGGAAGTCTTGATAGAGTATCCGTTTTTTGTATTTGGTCAAGGCTGGTCATCCTGCAGTCCTGAGAGAACTAGCCAGCTGTTTGATTTGCCATGCTCCAAGTTATCGGTTGGAGATGTCTGCATATCGCTTACCCTCAAGAATCTGAAAAACGGCTCGATAAAGAAGGGGCAGCCCATGGATTCAGCTAGCATCCTGCTGAAGCATCCAAAGAATGACAGTCTATCTGGAAACAAACATAGGTATGCAGAACAGGAGAATGGGATTAATCAGGGAAGTGCACAGGTGTCATCTGAGAATGGCGAACTAAGGTGTCCTGCTGGATTGAATACCGCGACCTTTGAAGCCAAAATAGAGCCTGGCAAGCCTGTGGCaacaaggaagaggaggtggtcTGCCCCAGAATCCAGAAAACTAGAGAAGTCTGAAGATGAACCACCATTGACTCTTCCCAAGCCTTCTTTTATTCCTCAGGAGGTTAAGATTTGCATCGAAGGTCGATCTAATGTAGGCAAGTGA